In Thermococcus gorgonarius, the genomic window CGCTACTGCCTTTGCAAGGAGAGTCTTACCGGTTCCAGGCGGACCGTAGAGGAGGATTCCCTTCGGCGGTGTGATGCCGAGACCTATGAACGCCTCAGGATACTTGAGCGGCCATTCGACTGCTTCTCTGAGTTCCTGTTTCACGTCCTCCAGTCCGCCGATGTCGTCCCAGCGAACGTTCGGAACCTCAAGCAGGACCTCCCTGAGTGCTGAAGGCTCGACCATCTTCAGCGCCTCGTAGAAGTCCCTCCTGGTTACCTTGAGCTCCTCCAGGACTTCCTTGGGTATGTACTCGGCCTCGAAGTCGATCTTGCCCTCGTTTATGAGCCTTCTCAGTGCGGCCATTGCAGCTTCTCTCGCCAGAGCGGCGAGGTCGGCACCGACGAAGCCGTGAGTGACCTCTGCCAGCTCGTCGAGCAGGGCATCGATGAGCTTTGCTTTGACCTCATCGTAGAGCTTCTCGTCTATCTCCCTCAGGACCCTCTTGATCTCCTCCTCGTCCTTGGCCTCTTTGACCTTTCTTATTGCCCTCTCGACGAGGTCTCTGTAAGCGTCGTTCTTCTCAAGCTCCTCGAGTATCTCGATGACCTTGCTCTTCCTGAACTCTGGCTCAATGGGCATTCCTCTGGTGTGGATCTGGAGTATCTCCTTCCTTCCCTGCTTGTCGGGAACGCCAACTTCAATCTCCCTGTCAAACCTTCCAGGCCTCCTCAGGGCCGGGTCAATGGCATCCGGCCTGTTGGTCGCGCCTATGACTATGACCTTGCCCCTGCTCTTCAGACCATCCATGAGGGTGAGCAGCTGGCTAACAACCCTCTTCTCGACCTCGCCGTGGGTCTCCTCTCTCTTTGGTGCAATGCTGTCAATCTCGTCGATGAAGATTATGCTCGGAGCGTTCTCCTCAGCCTCCTTGAAGACCTCCCTTAGGCGCTCCTCGCTCTCACCGTAGTACTTGCTCATTATCTCTGGACCGTTTATGGCTATGAAGTGGGCGTTTGCTTCGTTTGCAACGGCCTTGGCAAGGAGGGTCTTACCCGTTCCAGGCGGACCGTAGAGGAGAACACCCTTCGGCGGCTCAATGCCGAGCTTCTCGAACAGCTCCGGGTGCTTGAGCGGGAGCTCTATCATCTCCCTAACCTTCTGGATGACGTCCTTAAGGCCACCGATGTCCTCGTAGGTAACGCCGAGGGCGGTTGCCTTGCTTACCTCCTTAACGGGCTTCTCACTTATCTGGAAGTCAGTAAACTCGGTTATCTGGACTATTCCAGCCGGAGTCGTTGCCGTAACGACGAAGGTCAGCTCCTGTCCGAGGATACCGACCTTTATGTAGTCGCCCCTGACAACGGGCCTACCAACCAGCCTGCTGTGAAGCCACTCGACGAAGTCTCCGCCAAAGCGTATTGGCTCGGTTGGGGCCACTATGACTTTCTTGGCCTCTTTAACGTCGGCCTTCCTGACAGTTACCTCGTCACCCAGGCCAACGCCCGCGTTCTTCCTGATGGTTCCGTCCATCCTGATGATGCCAAGTCCTTCATCCTCTGGGTAAGCTGGCCAGACTACTGCCGCGGTGTTCTTGGTTCCTATGATTTCGACTATGTCACCTGACTGAACACCAAGTTCTCTCATGGCCTTTCTGTCAATCCTAACTATTCCCCTGCCAACGTCCCTCTGATAAGCGGACGCGACTTTAAGTTTGACTTCTCTCCTCTCACTCATGATCATCACCTCACGATTTTTGATTACCATTGGTTACTAAATCACTAATCCTTTATAAACTTTTCGATTTTTCTAAGGGATGGTTATTAAAACTCAAAACCGTTCTCTAAACAGGTCAGAAAAAAGATTAGACCGAGACTGTAAGAAGGTTAAAAATGTCAAATCACTCGATCTTGACTTCAAATCCCTCTTTCTCCGGCTTGGTGGGATTCTTCTTTGGAATCTCGATCTCAAGGACGCCGTTGTTGTACCTTGCTTTGGCCTTCTCCGGGATGACCTCCTCTGGCAGTCTGATGACCCTCCTGTAACCGCTGTAGTAGCGCTCAATCCTTATTGCACCCTCGCGCTCGAGCTCCTTCTCGCGCCTCATCTGGGCTTCGATGTAGACAGTGTCCTCTGTGACTCTGAGCTTGATGTCCTCCTTGCGGACTCCTGGGAGCTCAACGGTTATGACGAACTTGTCACCGCGGTCGAAGATGTCGGCGAAGGGCTCCCTCCAGGTCTCGCTGATGGCGATGCTCTCCTCCGGCTCGCGCCAGCTCCAGATCCTCGGACCGCGCATGATGTCCCTGAATATGGCGTCAATCTCCTCCTGTATCTCCCTCATAAGGTCAAAGGGGTCCCAGTAGCGGTCCCTCCTCCAGGCCATCGGCACCACCTCCCGGTGCCTTTTTGATTACCGTTAGTTACTAAAACGTCACCCTTTATAAACTTTTCGATTTTAGTATGCGGTGGTGACTAAAATCTACCTTGTTATAGCTTCAGCCTGGAGTCGGATTTGATTGGAAGGGCATCGTAACCGAGTCCCCTGAGAATCCTCGCGAACTCATCCGCGAAGCCGTAGACCGTGAAGATTTTCTCCGGCTTAACCCTCTCTACGATTTTCATCAGCTCCCAGAAGTCGGCGTGGTTGCTCAGCTTAAGCTTTCCAAATCCCGAAACGGTAAGCTCCCAGGGAGAAGGCGAGTTCTCAACCCTCGGCGAGCGGTATGAGCGGAGCACAACCTCGCCGTCTTTATCAACGTTCCCGAACTTGACTCCGAACTTGGAGTAAACCCTTGCCACCTTCAGCATTGTTCTGCTCGGCCTAACTGTGTAGCCGTGGACGTCGAGTATCTTCATGACCTCCTGGGCTTTTCCCATTTGATTAACGTAGAGAACCGGCCTCTTTCCACTGTCAAGAGCCTCCTCAACAAATGCCACCAGCTTCTTTTCCGCCTCTCTAGGTGAGGGAAAGGTAAATCTCGGGACGCCGAAGGTGGCCTCGATTATCAGAAAGTCTGCCCTTGGAAAGCGGCTCTTTTCAGCGGTCCTCAGCTTGAACCACTTGGTGTCTCCGGTGTAGAAGAGCGTCCCGCCCTCGAGCCAGAGCTTTATTCCGGCGGAGCCAAGCATATGGCCGGCAGGATAGAGCTTGGCCTTGAAGTCCCCAAGGTAAAAGGTCTTCCCGAAATCGATTTCCCTGTAAAAGCCGCCTTTCCTGAGGTGGCTGAGGTATTTTGTTGCCTTAGTTGAGAAAATAACCTCTCCACTGACGAAGTGGTCTGTGTGGGCGTGGCTCTGGAAGGTGAAGCGCGCCGAGCTGTCGAGGCCGACTTTTCCGATTATCATTGTTATTGAATACGCCCCGATCAATATAACCTTCCCGCCCGAAACCCTTAATTACATCCGTTTCGATAGCACTCTGGGTGTTGAAATGGAGACCTACGTCATCGAGACCAGAGACCTCACCAAGTTCTTCGGCAAGAGGAACATCGTTTATCACCTGAATCTCAAGGTGCCTAAGGGCGTGGTCTACGGCTTCCTCGGGCCAAACGGAGCGGGAAAGACGACTACAATTAAGATGCTCACAGGTGCCCTTAAACCTACCTACGGCGAGATAAGGATTTTCGGCATGGAGATGCCGCACGAGAGGGTTGAGATAATGAGGAAAGTAGGCTACATGCCTGAAAAGCCTATAGCCTACGATGATATGACGATCTTCGAGTTTTTGACCTATATGGGGCGCCTCCTCGGGCTCAAAAAAGAAGAGGCCGTGAGGCAGGCCAGGGAGCTCATGGCCTACACTGGAGTCGGAAAGCTGGCCTTCCACAGGATAAAGGAGCTCTCCAGCGGGCAGAGGCAGAGGGCCATATTCGCGGCTTCCCTCCTCGGGGATCCAGAACTCCTCATTCTGGACGAGCCGACGAGCAACCTCGACCCGGTTGGAAGGATGGAGTTCATCGGGAAGGTTCTTGAACTGGCCAAGTCAGGAAAGACGATATTCATAAGCTCCCATATTGTTAGCGAGATAGAGCGAACCTGCAACTACGTTGGGCTCATAAAGGACGGCCAGCTCATCGAACAGGGCCGCGTGAGGGATCTAGTGAGCATGGAGAGCAACGACTACGACATTATGGTCTCAGACAACTCAAGGCTCATTGACTTCCTCAGGGACAAGATCTACGTCAGGGAGGTCTGGGAGGAGGAAGGCGTTGTCAGGGTCAGACTCGACGAGAGGTTCTCTGAGCGCTTTTTCCTCGAGGTTCCCCAGTTCATAGCCGGCGAAAAGCTGGCCCTCAAACTCTTCAAACCCCATACCAGCCCCCTTGAAAGGATCCTCATGAAGCGCTTCAATGTGGGGTGGAAGGAATGAACCTGAGAGTGAGGCTGAAAGCTGATAAACTGTTCCAGTCCCCGCTGTGGGTCGTCTTTTCCACTGAAATCACAA contains:
- a CDS encoding CDC48 family AAA ATPase — encoded protein: MSERREVKLKVASAYQRDVGRGIVRIDRKAMRELGVQSGDIVEIIGTKNTAAVVWPAYPEDEGLGIIRMDGTIRKNAGVGLGDEVTVRKADVKEAKKVIVAPTEPIRFGGDFVEWLHSRLVGRPVVRGDYIKVGILGQELTFVVTATTPAGIVQITEFTDFQISEKPVKEVSKATALGVTYEDIGGLKDVIQKVREMIELPLKHPELFEKLGIEPPKGVLLYGPPGTGKTLLAKAVANEANAHFIAINGPEIMSKYYGESEERLREVFKEAEENAPSIIFIDEIDSIAPKREETHGEVEKRVVSQLLTLMDGLKSRGKVIVIGATNRPDAIDPALRRPGRFDREIEVGVPDKQGRKEILQIHTRGMPIEPEFRKSKVIEILEELEKNDAYRDLVERAIRKVKEAKDEEEIKRVLREIDEKLYDEVKAKLIDALLDELAEVTHGFVGADLAALAREAAMAALRRLINEGKIDFEAEYIPKEVLEELKVTRRDFYEALKMVEPSALREVLLEVPNVRWDDIGGLEDVKQELREAVEWPLKYPEAFIGLGITPPKGILLYGPPGTGKTLLAKAVANESEANFIAIKGPEVLSKWVGESEKNIREIFRKARQAAPTVIFIDEIDAIAPRRGTDVNRVTDRLINQLLTEMDGIQENSGVVVIGATNRPDIIDPALLRPGRFDRLILVPAPDEKARLEIFKVHTRKVPLAEDVNLEELAKRTEGYTGADIAAVVREAAMLAMRRALQEGIIRPGMKADEIRQKVKVTMKDFEEALKKIGPSVSKETMEYYRKIQEQFKQSRG
- a CDS encoding Hsp20/alpha crystallin family protein — translated: MAWRRDRYWDPFDLMREIQEEIDAIFRDIMRGPRIWSWREPEESIAISETWREPFADIFDRGDKFVITVELPGVRKEDIKLRVTEDTVYIEAQMRREKELEREGAIRIERYYSGYRRVIRLPEEVIPEKAKARYNNGVLEIEIPKKNPTKPEKEGFEVKIE
- a CDS encoding MBL fold metallo-hydrolase, translated to MIIGKVGLDSSARFTFQSHAHTDHFVSGEVIFSTKATKYLSHLRKGGFYREIDFGKTFYLGDFKAKLYPAGHMLGSAGIKLWLEGGTLFYTGDTKWFKLRTAEKSRFPRADFLIIEATFGVPRFTFPSPREAEKKLVAFVEEALDSGKRPVLYVNQMGKAQEVMKILDVHGYTVRPSRTMLKVARVYSKFGVKFGNVDKDGEVVLRSYRSPRVENSPSPWELTVSGFGKLKLSNHADFWELMKIVERVKPEKIFTVYGFADEFARILRGLGYDALPIKSDSRLKL
- a CDS encoding ABC transporter ATP-binding protein — protein: METYVIETRDLTKFFGKRNIVYHLNLKVPKGVVYGFLGPNGAGKTTTIKMLTGALKPTYGEIRIFGMEMPHERVEIMRKVGYMPEKPIAYDDMTIFEFLTYMGRLLGLKKEEAVRQARELMAYTGVGKLAFHRIKELSSGQRQRAIFAASLLGDPELLILDEPTSNLDPVGRMEFIGKVLELAKSGKTIFISSHIVSEIERTCNYVGLIKDGQLIEQGRVRDLVSMESNDYDIMVSDNSRLIDFLRDKIYVREVWEEEGVVRVRLDERFSERFFLEVPQFIAGEKLALKLFKPHTSPLERILMKRFNVGWKE